The DNA window ttcaagctacttgtgtattcgatgtgacATTCGCAGGGATTGAAGAATCTTCATCAGTAAAGtcgcgttggctttgagtgactgccaatgaactcgtgaaattgcttagtcaatataacgtttttttttagctgGCAGATTTGACCTAACCAATCACAGAAAATacttcgtggaacgattgttatacgCGTAAAAGTTGCGCGTATCACCggtgagagaggaggacagTCCCCGCCCAGGTGAGAGACGCAAGGTGCAAAAAGGAAAtatatcccgtgtacgcgcgTAAAAAGTCTTCACAAAGTGCGCGTTCCtaaagttttcctcacctcatctcacctcaaatttttttggaaaattttctcacctcacctagaaaaattgaaaattttcctcacctcacctcaaaaattttaaaaatatgtttttctcacctcatctcacctcaaaatattttgaagattttcctcaccccacctcaaacatcaccagaaaaactggccctcacctcacctcacctcaaatatcgtaaggtgagggtgaggaaaccctcatcCTCGCGCGCCCTCGTGcgggtgcccacctctgttgacaagcaaggccaagcgtgggaccCGCCTGTATTGTGCCAGATGCACGAATTCCAcaaaaaataaaggaagaaggcagctgaaaatctggacacggtGGGGAATACGGCTTGCCGTGTGCAGTGTGCTGAATACGGCTTGCCGAGGATCAAATGTGtcttgagtactgagtagcaaatactgcaaagagtattttaaatactttaaaaatacttgtcgcaaaaggtattgagtagagtaccaaaacaCCGGAaacgtatttaaaatactgtattttgagtacgtactcaagatacgtacaagtctgaatTGCCAGCGCGCTGGTGACGAGGCTTCGCCTTTAGCGCTCTAAAGGCCGCTAGCAATCTCCGCTAGTTTCAGATATAGTTCACACTGCGTCAGATGCCAGTTTCCACTAAAGGTAATTTCAGCTGCCGTCTTGCACAGACGCCAAAGGTCCTTTAGCTAAGCGCCAGTTTCGTAACTGACATTCCGCCTGTCGTCTGACGTCTGCATCTACATAAAATCTACATAATTTGCTATAACTTGAAAACATGACCAACAATCTGACAGGAACTTGATTTGGCGTcacctacagggtgtcccagaaaacgtgtcattgaattataatgaaaaaaccacaccacctagaatcatgcggtcagcagcatttgttcttattaggtttttgccaccccctaatgtgaatgtcatgtactccaggtttaattatgtaaatatttgcgaactgaactcggaaatttgccaagtaaatgtcacttttttaccccaccaatatgaagagcgtgccgaattcactcaaatgcATGATAAttcagtgatattcacgagctatcccatcggaaaaaatagccgaatatcatgcttttcggagcaccggaccatagcgcgcgatgactttttgagcgcaatcgttctcagtgcgacgaaaggaggtttcgaagccagcccacagagtgatagtagaaaaaagtaacagttcctaaaattggagagggaaagcattatcccagcgaaagtcggacgtgataagccgttcctgttttatctctttctgcgatgtcagggagggctgggtttccaaccttctttcgtcggactgacaaagattgcgctgaaaaattcatcgtgcgctattctgtgcgacctccgtagagcatgatgttcggctattttttccgatgggatagctcctgaatatccctgtcagttaccattaatttgactaaattagacacgctcttcacattggtgaggtaaaaaagtgagctttactaggcaaatttccgacttaagctcgcaaaaatttacataattaaacttacgttacacgacattcacacgaggaggtggcaaaaacccagtaagaacaaatgccattgaccgcatgactctaggtggtgtagtttttttattataattcaatgacacgttttctgggacaccctgtatacactcACGGGCTGTGCAGGGTAGCTAGGCCTTAGGATAGACTGATAGTAGCAATGAAAGCTGTTGGCATTCCGCTTACCTTCCTAAAGTAGaagacagggaaaaaaaaaaaagaaaacagacattTGATACCGACTGCTTGTCGCAGCTTTTCAAGTAAAAATGTTACTGCTGCttaaaatatttaaaaatagTATCACTAtttatttctttgtttttgtaatTGTGTGTGTTACTGGATACAACGGAAGCGGGTGCCGAAGAAGAAGCGAAGAAGACGACGGACGAAGCTTGGTGTATACATGCGTTCATAGTGTATAGATGATCGTTTTAGGAAGCGATTTCCCGAGGTTACTTTTTCAAGGTGCCACGAAAGtagtgtaaaaaaattaataaaaataattccAGGTTTACGTCGCGTGagaactgcgatcatgagcgacgccatagtgctcggtctgtggattaatttcgcCCACCGGAGGGTTCTTTAGCGTGCGTGAAACCTCACACACCGGGCGCATGCCTTCACGTCCCTCCCGGGGACGGCGTGCGCATACAATCCGTACCCGCCACCGAATCGCTCCAATTCTCGAGCAGAAAGTATAGGAGGTGGAGTTTGACTTTTCATGACCCTCCCTGTGAAGTTCATGCCATGTCTGTTATGCAGAGTGCTGTGTAGAACGCTGTGCGTTGAAGAGCGTACGACAGGACAGTTGTCTGTGTTAATAGGATGTATTAAATTAACATAAGTTGAAACTAGTTTCATTCCTGACGGTGATGAGGACGCCCGTACACTAGTTAAAACTTAGTATTttacagaaaagaaaagaatgcatgAGGTAAAAGTTGTAACCTGGTTGCGTGATGCCAAGTTCTATTTGCGATACAGACCGCTGGTGTGCATAAGCTATTATCAGCCGAATTATTTATTTCCGCTGGATAAATTGGCAGACTTAGTAACATTTTTCAAGGGCTTTCAACTCTCTTACTATCAATGTTCCACACCTGAAACCTCACGCCTCTCAGCAATGCACTTTCAGATTTTCTGTCATCGCAGCTGCCGGCTTCGCGCGATGGCACACGATCGGCTAAAGGAAGCATCAGTGAGAGAGGAGCCCGCAGCTAGAACACAGTGCTATCGCCTTTTTCACCTTCACAAGCTTATCTCTTGGCGGAAACCAGCAGGCTATTTTCGCCTTATCATGCTGGAAGCTGAAAAATCAGCACGCCGGATGAGCGGCGATTGTCAGCGGCAGTGTTAAATTTTCCGAAACTTCCGAAAACCGCATACTTATTAGTGAAACGGTGTGACCGAAATCTTGAACTTTCTACTTGAAGTAAAAAAAGGCATTTTCCTCACTTTGTAGATTTCTCTCAGCCTAATTAGGTCAAATGTACTGAATAATGGAGTGCAATGATGCATATTACTGATTTAGGTGGCAGACACTTCTTAGCTAACACGTTACAAGCTTCAAATTTTTATCTTGTCAACTGTCCCGTTGTCTTCGTTTCAACTTGACAGTATCGCGTACAACGGCGTGTTTGGACATCGAAACACTCGCAACACTTGTTGTTACGCTGGATAAGTCACCGAAGGCTTTCAACACCGTCAACTTAGACACTGTCCCTCAGTGACCGTCGCGGCACCGGGAGCACATTGTTCATGCTTGAAGTTGTTCAAGTAACGCAGATATTTTCGCATGCTCGTGGACGCCATGGTATCGCTGACCCTGAGGGGCGAGCAACAGAAATCGACCGATAAGTAGTGAATAACTACCGACCCGCACCTCGCATGTCTCTCTCGAAAAATGCAGTTGTACCCgtaaaactatttatttgtgtaTTCCGTGTATCCAGCATTGCCCGCAGCGTATAGTTGACCACCAACAACAGCCTTTTCTTGGACAATAGTCCACAGTAAGATCCACTTTAACTGACCACTCGGCCATATTATGTCAGAATAACGCCACGCAAGCAGCTTCCATAGATTCCGGTAGTCATGTCGCACAAGTTGTCAAAATCAGGTTGCGAGGTCCACTGCTATAGCCTGTATCTCCTTCGTGACACGCGCTGTAAAAAAGTTCTCCAAGATTTCAAGTCTACATATCCTAATGTACCTGTCATCCAAACAATCTCCACGTACCATCGGAACTGTCGGTTCCCTgaatgtcggaactgaagttgTCGAATGCATGCACGTGAGGGGAGCTACTTCTGCAGCCGATATCTCCCACGTTATTCGCGTTATGAAAAAGTTCTCCCGGATTCTGGGACTTAAGGTTCCCTAGAGGTCACCTTTTCCCCCATAGAGATCAATGTGTTAGCGATAGTCATTGGGGAACCAAGACGAATGGTGCTATCGCCATCAATTTTTGTGAAGGTAGTCACCATGAACCCTTCACTACATATCCGGGAGAACTTTGCCGTCCTTCATTACACAATTATAGGCAACATTGTCTGCCGAATACATGTATTTCTATGGGGCCTGTCCTTCAAGCTTCCCCTGATGCCCAGGCGAATGTGGTGGAGTGTGCTTTACGTTTTGGCACAGATTGTTGGGAATGACGAGCAAATGTGTTTTTGTGTCCTTCTAGGAGTTTGAACGTGAACAGGAGCCAGTGGCAGAGAAAAGAGAAGGAACAAGCGCTATCGAACAAGGGCTATTCATAATAGTACTCTTCGCTATAGGAGCACTGGCACTTGGAGCTGGTATCGCCATCATAATCTTCCATCGAAAAGACCGACCGCCTGTGGATAGAACACCTGCGAATTACACAGAGGACAACGAACTGAGGACTCGTGCAACTCCATCCCCAGAAGATGACGAAGAGGTCTATGAAAGAAAAACACTATGTGGCACCGACGACTGCAACTACATGCGCTGGCTGATCAGTATGTCTGTCGACACGGCAAAGAATCCATGCGATAATTTTTTTACCTATGTCTGCGCCGGTGCTATGGAGCATTTCAAAGGGGTACCAAACATGCTATATTTCGTGACCCTCCAGAATATGCAAGCGATTGAGATGTGGTTCAAAAACGCCTCTCCTCCGGCTCAAAGACAGAGCGCTTTCCAGAAAGCAGTCAAGTTGTATCAATCGTGTCTCGAAGATCCGCAATCAAGCAAGCCAGGAATATATCAAATTCTAGGAAATTTAGGCTTGTCATTGACAGAAGAATTGAACTTTGAACCGCTTGATATGCAAGTGAGGTTTCTGTTTGAAGGACATTCGGCGATATACACCATGACTCCAGCACCGTCTCGCAGCCAGAACGACATCTTCCTCGACATTCGTGTATCTACTATTTTTGATTCGTTTCGCTCGGTTAAGCCTGGTAGTGCAACGGAACGCAGAATAATTTATCAAAAGGTGTTACACTGGGTATTCGAAGGTTTAAATCTCGACGACAAGGTTATGGATGACGTTCTACAAGCGGAAGACGAAGTGTACGTCGTCTCCAGCAACCAGGCGTACGGAGACAAACGTTACAGATTTGGAATGTCTAACATCGATTATTTTGCCGGCAAAGACCGGGGACTATCCGAACGGTGGAAAAAGAGTCTACAAAAATGGTCAAAGTCGCTCTTCCCCGGAAGATATCAAATTCAGATGACTTTAAACGATATACACCTACTCTATAATTTATTTGGCAGCAAAGCATTGATAAGCACCAAAGACATCCGGACATTTTTTGCATGGAGAACAACGTGGTACCTCTATAATATATCTGGAGTAACCATGGCAAATGAGAAGGCCAGTGAGGTAGCCGACAAATGCCTAACTGACGTCTTATATTTATTGAAGATTGTAGCGCCGATGAAGACGTTGTTAGAGAAGGTAAACCAGTCAACAGTAGATACTGTAGAACGGATGACGAATAATATTCTGCTTGGGATCGAAACGTCATTCAGAACATCGAACTGGCTCGACGGTCCTACACGAAAGGGGGCCTTAAAAAAGATATCTCAGTTACACAAGAGTATCGGTTACCCTCTTGGTATTTCATCGGAAAAAGCGGCTGACGCATATTTGAGCAATGTCCCAGACATGACCGACAGTTACGTTTCGAACGTCGTTAAGGTGATAGAGCATCAAACGTCCACTGCTATTGATATGTTGAGGAGTAAAGACGTCCTCAGCGCGTCCATCATGACTCGCTTGATAGCCTTCATACCGATGTATTCGGCAAACGCGGCGTACAATGCGCTAAGCAACGTGATTTATATTCCTCCAGGCATAATGGTCCGGCCAATTTTCACTGATGGCGGAGCACCTGCATTGAACTACGGTGCGCTGGGCGGGATACTGACACACGAAATTATGCACGGCTACGACAATACTGGAAAAAAATACGACGGTACAGGAAAAAGAACAGGCTGGTTTTCTGAAGCCAGTAACCGAGCGTACGCTAACCTCATTCAGTGTCACAACGTCAGCATCGAGAACGCCCCAAAGGCAAGACACTACGCGGATTACCCGGCCGAGTACCTAGCGGATACGATGGGCAGAGGGTCAATACTGAAGGTGTACaggaaagcttttaaaaaatCGCCTGTGAGTCTGGGACAACTGAAGGGGTTGACGAGTGACCAGCTCTTCTACGTGGCTTGGTGCCTGATGTGGTGTGGAGAGCCTCTTCCAGATAAGACTCATCCTCGCTCTGACGAAAGGTGCAATGTTCCTCTCATGAGTTCTGAACACTTTGGCGAAGTGTTTAACTGTCCTCCGGAATCGCCAATGAATCCGAAGAAAAAATGTCCCTTTTGGAGAACGCTTCTCTGAATGAAGGTTCAGAAACCGTGCACGTTGCTGAGCGTAAAATGAACAGTTCAATGAAGGAAAGTGCTTGTTTATGTTTCGGTACGTTTGGAAGTACCGTGATATTTTCTCATAAAGTACTTAAATGGCGTTTTCCGCATGCTCTACTGGCTTGTGTACTGCTGAAATGAAACGGTACCATTTTCTGCGGACGGATTCTGCTTTCTGTGTGGATAATTTAGCTTTCAAATTATTCTTAGTTTCATTATGTTCTTGGGAGTATACTCAAGTCTGAAGTAGCGCTTCTGTAGTATTGAAGTGGCTTCCATAAGCACCTCGGTCGGGCTTAGCTTTAACGCGGACTGATGCTTCGGAACTCGAGAAAAAGGTGGAAAAATTTTGCAAAGTACATGTTACGTTGAGTTACGTGACAATATGCCACGCGCTATTTTGTACACTAGAGGAGTAAAGTGGTCTCGCCTGCCCGTGTAGTATACTGGGTGTCCtagaaaaaacgtgtcattgaacaACAAAAAAATGCCAAATAGGATCGTGATATGACGTGACTGAACTCAATGAGAGTTCAACTCTCTTGTCCATTTCTAGTGATAGTAGCCTGTGTATGGTGAGTGGTTTGCCCATTAGTGATGGTAGACCTGTCAGGACGCGGATTCGAAAAGCAATGTTGCCTTTCTCATAGGAAGTCGCTAGTATAGCAACGTTTGAGTGCCATTTGTTCGCATCGCTTGTTCGCTGCGTTTGTTTCAGCGCTCCgttacgtgtggatggtgttCTCAGTTGCCGTACTCTGACACGATCTGGACACTAACGCGACTCCACAAAACCAGGAAGCAAAACAATCCCATAGTGATAGTGATACGTTTATTGTGTCTCATTTGAGAGTACAAAAAAACTACAAGATCACGAGGTCAGGCTTGTTAATAGCTTTCGTGATGTCATTGGCCATCATATACGAGCGCAAGAAATGAGCGGTTTGCTGAGCGGCGCAGTGCAGCTGTGTCAAGAACTTTGGCTCACCTCACTCACCccctaagaagaagaagaagaagaggtcgACAGGTTCAGTCGTGTCTGCGTGAGCGCGCCACCAAAGCTGGCGCAGTGTTGCGCGTCGCACTCTAGACGCGCCCTTTCCTTCCCTCTCcgctcaccgcgcatgcgcggcGTGCCAGGACTACAGACAGACCCTTGCGCGATTTTTGCGTATCAGGACTATAATGCTAGTGcattaaaaaacaaaagaaaagttgTTTTCTTGCGCTGTGTGAGAGAACAGTGCCTTATAGTTGCACTCAAAATAGGTGATATCACCAGACTGCGGACAGACTCCGTGGCAC is part of the Ornithodoros turicata isolate Travis unplaced genomic scaffold, ASM3712646v1 ctg00000746.1, whole genome shotgun sequence genome and encodes:
- the LOC135374707 gene encoding neprilysin-1-like — translated: MANHDVMSEFEREQEPVAEKREGTSAIEQGLFIIVLFAIGALALGAGIAIIIFHRKDRPPVDRTPANYTEDNELRTRATPSPEDDEEVYERKTLCGTDDCNYMRWLISMSVDTAKNPCDNFFTYVCAGAMEHFKGVPNMLYFVTLQNMQAIEMWFKNASPPAQRQSAFQKAVKLYQSCLEDPQSSKPGIYQILGNLGLSLTEELNFEPLDMQVRFLFEGHSAIYTMTPAPSRSQNDIFLDIRVSTIFDSFRSVKPGSATERRIIYQKVLHWVFEGLNLDDKVMDDVLQAEDEVYVVSSNQAYGDKRYRFGMSNIDYFAGKDRGLSERWKKSLQKWSKSLFPGRYQIQMTLNDIHLLYNLFGSKALISTKDIRTFFAWRTTWYLYNISGVTMANEKASEVADKCLTDVLYLLKIVAPMKTLLEKVNQSTVDTVERMTNNILLGIETSFRTSNWLDGPTRKGALKKISQLHKSIGYPLGISSEKAADAYLSNVPDMTDSYVSNVVKVIEHQTSTAIDMLRSKDVLSASIMTRLIAFIPMYSANAAYNALSNVIYIPPGIMVRPIFTDGGAPALNYGALGGILTHEIMHGYDNTGKKYDGTGKRTGWFSEASNRAYANLIQCHNVSIENAPKARHYADYPAEYLADTMGRGSILKVYRKAFKKSPVSLGQLKGLTSDQLFYVAWCLMWCGEPLPDKTHPRSDERCNVPLMSSEHFGEVFNCPPESPMNPKKKCPFWRTLL